The genomic window GATCCCTTGTAAGTCACTCAGCATGAGTATTAAGACCTCCGGGCAGGTGTGTTGCTTTTCCTTTGTGGTGCTGGCTGGCTGTCACATTATGCCTACAAAGGAAAAAGAGAGATTTCTTCCAAAAGGTCCATTTCTGGTCTTCTGGCTTGGGATCTTTTGGACTAGGTCAGTCAAATGAAGAATACGCCAGAGAATTTGGACACATTTCAGAGAGAAAGTTGCTCCACAAAAAAAGTTGCAATGGAATGgaaaggcacacacacacacacacaaagcaggtGTAGTGGAGTCTGCGCCTCTCTTCCCATCTCCAGATAACAGCCGACAGATCTGACGgccaggcggcggcggcggcgtggtcCAACGGCACACGCCAGCGCCGCTCTGCTGCAGCGCTTCCCCCCGTGGACCAGCAAGCCAACTACAACATGCAAAGCCCACACGAAGAGACGGAGGCTTCCAACACGCTCAGCCAGCTCCTGCTCAGACTCCTCTCCAGGAAAGGTGCGCTTACAATccatgccacaagagggcggcaaagcactactttctcGGATTAGACAGGGCTTTGGCCTGCCACCATCGCGGCTTCAAAAAGCCCAATCACTTTGTCTTCCTGCTAGCACTCCTTTCCATTTGTACATCATCTAAACACAGACACATTTCACACTGCCACTTTTGTTTCAAGGCGTACGTACCTTGAGATTTTTCCGTCTGTCTTTGTAACAAAGGCACCAGCATCAGTAGTGACTTCGTGAAAGCCGTGTCAAGTTGAGCCACGCTCTGTCGCTTGTCTTCTAGGCATGCTCCACCAAAGCAGATCCTCCATGGCCAGCAGAGCCAGCGGCCTCGCGGCTGAGCACAGGATAAAAGACCGAGATTACGAGGGCTGGATGGATTTTGGGAGGCGCAGTGCGGAGGCCTTGGAAGATTCCTAAAGGCacgtctcactctctctctcactctccttccatctgtggccAAATGTGACACGGGCATACACTTACAAGCAAAATGATTCACGCTATTGCATAAAATGAAGATTTGATGACGATAGTGGCAAGAGATGCTCCCAAGTTGGCTTACATTTGCTAATGGACATAATTCGCAATATTCCGTGTTTCGTTGTTGTGTTTTGCTTTAGAAAAGTAATCCTTGACCTGATTTGGGATGTGATGATTATTTGGATCTAATGTTGAGCATTCGAAGCATCAGAATGAATTGATAACATTGTTTTGAGAAATAAGAAATAGAAGAATGAAAACAATAGCATCTATGAGTGTATAGTCTATCGAAAGACTCCTATTTCCCAAATGACTGTCAGCCTTTGAAATGATTTTGGCCTAACTGTATATTGATTGGTGTAAAAGCCATTGAATCAATAAATACTGCTGCAAATCTTGAAGCACTTTTTTCAACACGACATAAAGCCCCATAGCTGCAGATCTTATGTCTCTTAATATCTGATCATCTCATTAAAACAATTTGTGTCTTGTCTCTGGGTTCCTTCCAACTTGCTTCTTACTGCTCTATTTCTAACAGTAGAATATGACATTTGACAGCTCAAACTTTTATTGCTCTTGGCAAAAAACTTCAATAATTTCCGATATAATATCCAAATGCGAGTGTCAGCAACCTTATACAAAAGAAACGATACAATTACAATACATCTTTTGATTTATCTCTTTATTGATCGTGTCTTATTGACACTATAGATACTTATTATTACCTATTAACACTGTAGACGTACcgctccccctccccccatcCACACAGTGAGCCATTTGCAATAAGACATGATGTTGCCCCAAAATGTACATAATATAGCGAACACGAAAGACCATATGGACATCATTTCGAAGCTACTAAAACAAAGGACTCATTCTAATTAGCGGTACATTTAGCCAAAAAGTGCTTGAAGGAATTGCTCAAGTGCTCGGATAGAATTCGCCATTTACACTTGATCATAGTACCAGCTGCACATGTAACAcggaaaacaaaaatacattcatcaaatagaaaacattttgccacaAATGATTCAGGCAACATTAAAGGGTTCAGtgagcatttgtaattttctcTCCGAATTGTGACATTTGATTGCATAGCAGGAGCCATTCTCAAATGTCCCTTAGCTGCTATATTACAATGATTGAACGTGCCGGAGAAATGAAACTTTATTAAAGGAGATcgttcaaaaaaaaagaaaacgcatgGACGGAATTGTTCACAACTTTAAGGCCAAAGAGCCAAGTCAAACAAAAGTGGACACATGTACATAAGCAGGTGATTTGCCTACAGGGCGATGGAGTCAACGACTAAATATAAAAGTCAAGTCATGTGGAAACTATTCTGATATGTGTTCTTTAAAATAAACACGGGCACGCACATTCAACGAAAACTAGTCCCCCAGACAATATTTCAAGAAACCTTTTGAAATTCTTATAAACATAATTCTTTACatttagagtaaaaaaaaaaaaacaacttactATCTTTGGTTGCTAAAATACGAATCTAGCTAGAAATGAACACTTGTTATGTAGCACAGGTGAAGTGCGGCCACCGAAGCAAAACATATCTACACGGGACTCGTTTCTGTTGCCGACTACTTGCCAGCAATTTGGCATCAGTGGAAACGTCCCATGGCCTCGGCAGCCTTCCCTCGGACCACGGGGTCGGGATCTTGGAGCAGCATCACGAGACCTGCAAAGTCAAGCCTCAGCACGTGGAATTGAAAAGATGCATGTGGAACCTGCCTCACCTTGAGTGATGGTACCCATGTTGAGGTGAGCGTAATGCTCATCTGGAAGGTTCCCCAGCAGAAAGCCTGATAAAGGCATCAAAAGAGAAAGGCGTCATTTCAAGAAAGTCAGTCAACCGCTGCAGCCGTACCGATGAACATTGCGGCTCCTGCTCGGACTTCAGACCAGTTGCTCTTGAAGAACTGGAGAACGGAGATGTGGTAGAAATTCAGCATGCCTGGAAAGTCTTGGATCTACAAAAAGACCAAGGCTATGGGTCGTTTCACATGCTCCCCAAACAAAATGGATTGTGAAACATCCATTCCTCAAGATCTTCTTGTGCGTCTGCCTCACCAGATACTTGGTGAGATCATTGATGAACTCGCCATAGTGCAAGCTCTTGTCCTCGTGGAGGTGGTTCTGAAACATGGCCGTGATCTGCTCCGAGCCCACCAtgggcgcgcacacacgcatggcGTACTTGCATGCCTGGAAAGCAAAAGACATTTGTAGGACCAATTCTTCTGCCTGGCCGAGCGACAGCTTCTCGCAAAGGCTTGCGGACCTTGACCACATGGGCGTTGGGGTCAACCAGGTGTAAAAGCAGGCTGACCAGAACGTTGTGGATCTGGTCCTTGAATATTGGCTCCCCGGAGCCGAATTTGGACAGTTTCCCCATGAGGTGAATGGAAGCGCAGCGAATGTCATCATTGTCCTGGATGGGCGGGCGCAAATATTAAACAACACAATACCATCTGATCGACAAAGAAGACTCAACTCACGCTCTCTAAAAACGGTTTGATCTTCATGAAAATATAAACCACTAGTAGGTGGACATTCTTCTTGTCCAGGTAGAGCAGAACTTTGGACAGACCCGACATTGCCTCCAGAATAATCAGCTTGCCTACGCAAAATGAAAAACGGGGAAAAACTGTGGTTCAGTTGTTCAAATCAACAAATTCAATTTGGATTTTTCACAGCccaaatggatggattttttttttttttttttttaacatgagcAAAAGCGGTTGTGCCACATAGCAATTACCTGGGTCATCTTTCTCCTCCATGCCTGAACTCATGGCTGCCAGCAGTTCTTTGGCATACTTGTTCACCTGCAGAGAAGAACGTGTCGACGAGTGAACCGAGTTGCAGCGGCGTCGGTTCGCCGGACGGCGTACCTTTTCGGGGGATCCCACAGCTATATTGCCCAGACCTCGCACGGCCAACATGCGGACAGTGCAGCAAGGATCCGCTATCCTTTCCATCATGTTGTTCATTAACACGTCGATAAACATCAATTCCGTAGCCACGTGATGGTTCAAGAGctggcaagagagagagagagagagagagagagagagagagagagagagagagagagagagagaagcatTTGCTTCACAAGACAACTTGGTGGATTCCACATAAAAATGCGCATAGTACGGATGGACAAATTATCAATCACCTCAGAGAAGAAAGCCGTGACGGTGATACGCTGACACTCGTAAATGTTGTTCAAGGAGGGGCATAAACACTCGACGATGGCGGGCAACCTGGGACCGGCATGTTTCGCCATCGCCCTGTTGACAACCAAAACGTAGATTTTGATTGAGCGCTCTTGGGcagaggtgttttttttttttgaacatgttgCAAGCACCAATTTCAAAAGAAGTGACCCTCAAAAAATCCATTTCAACAGTCAATTTCATGTATTCGGTCCGAAAACACGTGTTTACCTTGCTAGTAGCGTCACTCCAGTTACGTGTGTATTCAGTTCCCTGATTGCGTCCCAGGCTTTCTCCTCATCTAGTCTTTTCAACACCTCATCCAACTGAGCTCTGGCTAGCAAGATTCTCAGCGCATCAGCCGCCACTCTGGACAcagcaaaaagacaaaacaatgagTCACGTAGGCGAGAAACACGCGGCGACAGATATGCTAACCCTGCAACGTGGATGGCGGCGCTGCGTTTGGTGGCGTTGTCCTTTGGCGCAGAGACGCCGACGCTCGACGCCAGGCGGACAATGAGACAGGAGAAGAGCTGAGGAAACTTGCTGAGCGCCGGCTCCTGGCTCTGGCCATTTAATAACAATTCCTTCAGACCGCATGTCATCTGAAAAAGAAAGTCATATCCATTCATATTTGAAACGCACGATGCAACAACGTGTTTGTCACTTACAGCGAGCGGCTTGTTCGTAGCCACCTTCGTTGTTCCTCCTCTGATCATTGACTCTTTCTTGTCCACGTAGGGCGCCATGACGGCAAGCTTCTCCATCACTATCTCTATGATTTGATCGGCCACTATGGGGTCTGCTCCCAAAGCCATCCACATCTCGCTGGTCCAGCTGAAAAGACAGGAACTACAAGTAGAACAACGCACGGACGGCAGCAACGTGAGCAGGAATTCTTCCATCGAGTGACCAAAATTGGTGGACTACCTGTCATATGGTAGCGGTTGGTTAGCTAGTGTATTAAGAACGGTCTGGAGATGTTGGGAGGCCATGATTAGCACCGTCTGCCCAACTGCCACTCTCACCTAAAcgcatcatcatcgtcatcgtcGTGCATAGCATGCGATAAAAAGTAAGAAAATGCCTTCCTTGGCCTACCTGATCCTCAGTGATGCTTTGCAGTCGCACACGAAGCACCTCCAGCATCTCTGGTACCTGGGCACAAAGAAGACTTCATCAGAATTTCCAATGAACGGCCTGCAAGCACGAGACCAGCTACCATCTCTTGTAGTCCCCCTCCTCTGTTCTTCAACAAGGTGTTGAGGATGACAGATGAAGCTCTGCAACAGTTGGTTTGACTGTCGACCAGGCCCTCGAACAACATGAACACCAAGGTGGTCATCTGCTGCTGAGGCAGACGCTTACTCATCACCTGACGAAAACATGGCCCGTTTGTTACATCCAATTGCATTTGATTGAAGATGCCGACATTGCTGCTGAAACGGACGGCGTACCTTGGTGAGCTCGAAACACGTCTTGTAGAGAACCGAATGGTCCGGGTTCTCCAGTTGACTTTTAAGGGGCAATAGCCCTTCCACAGCGCCATCTTTATAGTCAAGAGCAAAACCTGAATTCAGGAAATGAAATGAACAATCAGATGATTCCATCCTAATCTCCACCGTATCAATAAAGGGACTTTTCACCTTCATAGCGGAGTTGGATGTAAAGCAGTATGTATACACAATCGATAGCGGTAGCGCGCACAACCAGCTGAGGGTCGGAGCAGCGCGGAGACAGTCGACCCAGCAGAGCTCCGAGGTTGTGGAAGGACATCATGTTCTTGACGAGCAGGTGAGAAAAGTTacgtcatgcaaaaacaggAATGTGGTGAAATAAAGCCTGCTCACCTTTACTGTCATGTTGTCCAGGTAGTGATTCAGCAGGTGGGCAGTGGCCGAgatggctctctctctctcgtggtCCAGTGTCGAGGACAGCCCGCATTCCACGTGCTGCGGAGAACATAACAGGATGACGTTAAGAGCTTCAGGAGAAACCTCACAGCAAAGTCGAGGGAAGAAGTTTAGACCAGTCCTACCTTAAATACACTCTGTAAAGCATCGGGCGTGGGCTCCTTGCCCAGCACGCTGCTCAATAAGTCGTGCAGTGACGACAGCGTGTCTTTGTACAAGGCCTGCAGACATGACGTGTTGACAAAAATGGCGGTCGTGTTTCGGGCCTGACGACTTCACCTTTCTCTGTTTGAGGTCTAGGACTTCTTCGTCTTTTGTGATTTTCTCCGGAGTGTGCGTCTCGGGCGGAAGGGAGAACACGCTGCTCACGCACACCTTCAGCAAGTCAAAGGTCTCGTTCTCGCTTAGCGCCGGGTCCAGAGGGCTGAAGCGCTAAAAGGTCAAAGGAAAGACACTCTGTGGAATGACAAAGCAGTCAACTCAATCTCACACCGCtacgtttctttttttatttggaccCTAAATGTCAATAGCTAGTCTACTCGGACAAACATTGGAGGATACATTAGGTGGGCACACGTTCTCATCACCAGGTGGCGCACTGAAGTCCGAAGGCCATCGGCAGGTTCCGCCTTAATGAACTCCTGTGCAAGACAACAAATCAAGCAATCAAATAGTGAAGGTAGTCTTCTACTTTGTTGTTGACTAACCACatgctccatccatccatccatccatccatccatccatccatccatccatcaagtgTTGCTCACTGACCTGGATAAGAGCGATGAGTTCTTGTTTACGAGAGAAGACGTAGCCTTGTTTCTTGACGCACGCACTGATGGCTTTGGCGACCAGGCCAACACTCTGGATCAAACTTAGTTTCATTGTCAGATCCTAACAATTGCAGGGACACAAAATGGAGAGGAAGAACGTGAGGGGACGCAAATTTACAGAATGAATTGCGAAGACAGAAACGGCGTTTGCCGCCACCACCAGAAGCATCATTTACAAAGAGCAAAGCAAAAGTCAATTCTTAGAATGAAAAGCAAGCGAAACAATCTCAACATTAGGATTGATTTGTCATCGTTGCAGATTAAGAGATGATACATGGGCCCTATTGTGGTAGACAGGCAGGCGCAAACATGGCCGCAGAGTCCTGTTCCACGTTTGCGCTTGCAACCAAAATAGGGCCCCAAAATCAGTGTTGATTAGACCAGGTCAGTTAGCCAGCCCTGCCTGCCCGCTCCAGAAAGTCAGGAGAGGAGGTTTGTTAGGAGTGAAAAAGAACACGAAAAGCCGCTTGCTCGCCATTCAGGGAGCTGAATTGCAATTTTAGAATTTGAATGAGAAAGACAGCAACGACAGCAAACGTGCTCGTGTTCATCAACGGTGAAGGAAACGGATTGTTTGGTGAGCCACTGAGAAAAGCTTGAAGCATTTTAGCAAGCCCAAAAAAAGGCTCCCATCGTCGTGTCAATATTGCCCACTgacaaaatgtgttaaaaagtTGCATCCAGATGAAAATGCCACAAAGTTATTCTGCCTTTAAGCGTTCAAAGTCCGCACcagaaaagggggaaaaaggccagcaaagaaagaaagttcACTTTGGAAATTGTCCCTCTAGCCCTGTGCTGACGATGGATACCTTGGTCTCTACTTTAATTCCCAGAACCTGTATGAAATAGAGGTAGGTCATATCGTCACaagcccaaaaataaaaactagaTTGGAATGATTTTGCTACtatcttagaaaaaaaaaaaaagattgttcaaTGCGTGTGTGGCGACACTGACACTTCAAAAACGGAAACCTTTGCGGCTACAGACAAATTTAGAATGCTGCAGCAAGCACAGTGTTGGTATGACCTTGGTGTTGAAGTGTTTACTGATGCAGCCAAGGATATCTTGATCAATGCGATT from Syngnathus typhle isolate RoL2023-S1 ecotype Sweden linkage group LG10, RoL_Styp_1.0, whole genome shotgun sequence includes these protein-coding regions:
- the LOC133161235 gene encoding cholecystokinin-like; the protein is MAAGMKVIFCVVVLLAAVSKVSLSLPSRSLITADRSDGQAAAAAWSNGTRQRRSAAALPPVDQQANYNMQSPHEETEASNTLSQLLLRLLSRKGMLHQSRSSMASRASGLAAEHRIKDRDYEGWMDFGRRSAEALEDS
- the mroh1 gene encoding maestro heat-like repeat-containing protein family member 1 isoform X3 — its product is MGETDVEQVTLALLDAANDKDFEVQAQVRKSMLTLGNEQPDRVLAMCQDYLLKHPKLVVSHRVVILQTIELIVGSRIDAISSPRIKSIISLASDEMTRSKEVVPDWQQAASNILVAVGNKHINDIMEEILSKFQPGVLPHFFVVQTLANLSDSNVYGMVPFLNAILGTMLPMLSLTKQDNMKWVFSSALCHFSDSISEYLANLDKAPDPTVRQDTFSSEICAAFDILFNNWLQSRESKLRLTVAEAVGSMSHLMASDKLEEHIPKLIPAILSLYKKTNEHYIISKSLCHVLDASVNMGSRVLETQLDSLLFALHQQVSTSMDYSNPPTVKNHNEVLRCFSLLAKAFPDRLVMLVLQRLENSNERSRLGSLAVLRHLINSSSESSMMESKKLLILASIRQPMADHSNKVKKRVVQVISAMAHHGYLELDGGELLVRFLVQHCALPDTYQKAAADPEEVTNESLRTMCDSTLHLLTTTVGRLADVLWPKLLYYISPAQYSNATTPLCKSLIVLGNKKKDNKEASFNIDFSQEVNLPSPQTLMVKLLVNAAFPFNSRGHGAPSLSLLQILSVNIHLNIEAVWDQEIPPLLTLLEESTAESFDKISWDESLLKFLSKTLAAVDDDKWLCQFAAEATTYLSTYNNALEEKSFLYRCIGVTLQHSFNKDFVKKQLQEILLTARHNDALERQGVALAIGLCANSHLEGTLAKLDEFGKSDAFKKSQSIFNLLKDRNDVEVEKVKSTLILCYGQVAVHAPPEKILNRIDQDILGCISKHFNTKDLTMKLSLIQSVGLVAKAISACVKKQGYVFSRKQELIALIQEFIKAEPADGLRTSVRHLVMRTCAHLIPLDPALSENETFDLLKVCVSSVFSLPPETHTPEKITKDEEVLDLKQRKALYKDTLSSLHDLLSSVLGKEPTPDALQSVFKHVECGLSSTLDHERERAISATAHLLNHYLDNMTVKNMMSFHNLGALLGRLSPRCSDPQLVVRATAIDCVYILLYIQLRYEGFALDYKDGAVEGLLPLKSQLENPDHSVLYKTCFELTKVMSKRLPQQQMTTLVFMLFEGLVDSQTNCCRASSVILNTLLKNRGGGLQEMVPEMLEVLRVRLQSITEDQVRVAVGQTVLIMASQHLQTVLNTLANQPLPYDSWTSEMWMALGADPIVADQIIEIVMEKLAVMAPYVDKKESMIRGGTTKVATNKPLAMTCGLKELLLNGQSQEPALSKFPQLFSCLIVRLASSVGVSAPKDNATKRSAAIHVAGVAADALRILLARAQLDEVLKRLDEEKAWDAIRELNTHVTGVTLLARAMAKHAGPRLPAIVECLCPSLNNIYECQRITVTAFFSELLNHHVATELMFIDVLMNNMMERIADPCCTVRMLAVRGLGNIAVGSPEKVNKYAKELLAAMSSGMEEKDDPGKLIILEAMSGLSKVLLYLDKKNVHLLVVYIFMKIKPFLESDNDDIRCASIHLMGKLSKFGSGEPIFKDQIHNVLVSLLLHLVDPNAHVVKACKYAMRVCAPMVGSEQITAMFQNHLHEDKSLHYGEFINDLTKYLIQDFPGMLNFYHISVLQFFKSNWSEVRAGAAMFIGFLLGNLPDEHYAHLNMGTITQGLVMLLQDPDPVVRGKAAEAMGRFH
- the mroh1 gene encoding maestro heat-like repeat-containing protein family member 1 isoform X4 — protein: MGETDVEQVTLALLDAANDKDFEVQAQVRKSMLTLGNEQPDRVLAMCQDYLLKHPKLVVSHRVVILQTIELIVGSRIDAISSPRIKSIISLASDEMTRSKEVVPDWQQAASNILVAVGNKHINDIMEEILSKFQPGVLPHFFVVQTLANLSDSNVYGMVPFLNAILGTMLPMLSLTKQDNMKWVFSSALCHFSDSISEYLANLDKAPDPTVRQDTFSSEICAAFDILFNNWLQSRESKLRLTVAEAVGSMSHLMASDKLEEHIPKLIPAILSLYKKTNEHYIISKSLCHVLDASVNMGSRVLETQLDSLLFALHQQVSTSMDYSNPPTVKNHNEVLRCFSLLAKAFPDRLVMLVLQRLENSNERSRLGSLAVLRHLINSSSESSMMESKKLLILASIRQPMADHSNKVKKRVVQVISAMAHHGYLELDGGELLVRFLVQHCALPDTYQKAAADPEEVTNESLRTMCDSTLHLLTTTVGRLADVLWPKLLYYISPAQYSNATTPLCKSLIVLGNKKKDNKEASFNIDFSQEVNLPSPQTLMVKLLVNAAFPFNSRGHGAPSLSLLQILSVNIHLNIEAVWDQEIPPLLTLLEESTAESFDKISWDESLLKFLSKTLAAVDDDKWLCQFAAEATTYLSTYNNALEEKSFLYRCIGVTLQHSFNKDFVKKQLQEILLTARHNDALERQGVALAIGLCANSHLEGTLAKLDEFGKSDAFKKSQSIFNLLKDRNDVEVEKVKSTLILCYGQVAVHAPPEKILNRIDQDILGCISKHFNTKVLGIKVETKDLTMKLSLIQSVGLVAKAISACVKKQGYVFSRKQELIALIQEFIKAEPADGLRTSVRHLVMRTCAHLIPLDPALSENETFDLLKVCVSSVFSLPPETHTPEKITKDEEVLDLKQRKHVECGLSSTLDHERERAISATAHLLNHYLDNMTVKNMMSFHNLGALLGRLSPRCSDPQLVVRATAIDCVYILLYIQLRYEGFALDYKDGAVEGLLPLKSQLENPDHSVLYKTCFELTKVMSKRLPQQQMTTLVFMLFEGLVDSQTNCCRASSVILNTLLKNRGGGLQEMVPEMLEVLRVRLQSITEDQVRVAVGQTVLIMASQHLQTVLNTLANQPLPYDSWTSEMWMALGADPIVADQIIEIVMEKLAVMAPYVDKKESMIRGGTTKVATNKPLAMTCGLKELLLNGQSQEPALSKFPQLFSCLIVRLASSVGVSAPKDNATKRSAAIHVAGVAADALRILLARAQLDEVLKRLDEEKAWDAIRELNTHVTGVTLLARAMAKHAGPRLPAIVECLCPSLNNIYECQRITVTAFFSELLNHHVATELMFIDVLMNNMMERIADPCCTVRMLAVRGLGNIAVGSPEKVNKYAKELLAAMSSGMEEKDDPGKLIILEAMSGLSKVLLYLDKKNVHLLVVYIFMKIKPFLESDNDDIRCASIHLMGKLSKFGSGEPIFKDQIHNVLVSLLLHLVDPNAHVVKACKYAMRVCAPMVGSEQITAMFQNHLHEDKSLHYGEFINDLTKYLIQDFPGMLNFYHISVLQFFKSNWSEVRAGAAMFIGFLLGNLPDEHYAHLNMGTITQGLVMLLQDPDPVVRGKAAEAMGRFH
- the mroh1 gene encoding maestro heat-like repeat-containing protein family member 1 isoform X1, which encodes MGETDVEQVTLALLDAANDKDFEVQAQVRKSMLTLGNEQPDRVLAMCQDYLLKHPKLVVSHRVVILQTIELIVGSRIDAISSPRIKSIISLASDEMTRSKEVVPDWQQAASNILVAVGNKHINDIMEEILSKFQPGVLPHFFVVQTLANLSDSNVYGMVPFLNAILGTMLPMLSLTKQDNMKWVFSSALCHFSDSISEYLANLDKAPDPTVRQDTFSSEICAAFDILFNNWLQSRESKLRLTVAEAVGSMSHLMASDKLEEHIPKLIPAILSLYKKTNEHYIISKSLCHVLDASVNMGSRVLETQLDSLLFALHQQVSTSMDYSNPPTVKNHNEVLRCFSLLAKAFPDRLVMLVLQRLENSNERSRLGSLAVLRHLINSSSESSMMESKKLLILASIRQPMADHSNKVKKRVVQVISAMAHHGYLELDGGELLVRFLVQHCALPDTYQKAAADPEEVTNESLRTMCDSTLHLLTTTVGRLADVLWPKLLYYISPAQYSNATTPLCKSLIVLGNKKKDNKEASFNIDFSQEVNLPSPQTLMVKLLVNAAFPFNSRGHGAPSLSLLQILSVNIHLNIEAVWDQEIPPLLTLLEESTAESFDKISWDESLLKFLSKTLAAVDDDKWLCQFAAEATTYLSTYNNALEEKSFLYRCIGVTLQHSFNKDFVKKQLQEILLTARHNDALERQGVALAIGLCANSHLEGTLAKLDEFGKSDAFKKSQSIFNLLKDRNDVEVEKVKSTLILCYGQVAVHAPPEKILNRIDQDILGCISKHFNTKVLGIKVETKDLTMKLSLIQSVGLVAKAISACVKKQGYVFSRKQELIALIQEFIKAEPADGLRTSVRHLVMRTCAHLIPLDPALSENETFDLLKVCVSSVFSLPPETHTPEKITKDEEVLDLKQRKALYKDTLSSLHDLLSSVLGKEPTPDALQSVFKHVECGLSSTLDHERERAISATAHLLNHYLDNMTVKNMMSFHNLGALLGRLSPRCSDPQLVVRATAIDCVYILLYIQLRYEGFALDYKDGAVEGLLPLKSQLENPDHSVLYKTCFELTKVMSKRLPQQQMTTLVFMLFEGLVDSQTNCCRASSVILNTLLKNRGGGLQEMVPEMLEVLRVRLQSITEDQVRVAVGQTVLIMASQHLQTVLNTLANQPLPYDSWTSEMWMALGADPIVADQIIEIVMEKLAVMAPYVDKKESMIRGGTTKVATNKPLAMTCGLKELLLNGQSQEPALSKFPQLFSCLIVRLASSVGVSAPKDNATKRSAAIHVAGVAADALRILLARAQLDEVLKRLDEEKAWDAIRELNTHVTGVTLLARAMAKHAGPRLPAIVECLCPSLNNIYECQRITVTAFFSELLNHHVATELMFIDVLMNNMMERIADPCCTVRMLAVRGLGNIAVGSPEKVNKYAKELLAAMSSGMEEKDDPGKLIILEAMSGLSKVLLYLDKKNVHLLVVYIFMKIKPFLESDNDDIRCASIHLMGKLSKFGSGEPIFKDQIHNVLVSLLLHLVDPNAHVVKACKYAMRVCAPMVGSEQITAMFQNHLHEDKSLHYGEFINDLTKYLIQDFPGMLNFYHISVLQFFKSNWSEVRAGAAMFIGFLLGNLPDEHYAHLNMGTITQGLVMLLQDPDPVVRGKAAEAMGRFH
- the mroh1 gene encoding maestro heat-like repeat-containing protein family member 1 isoform X2, giving the protein MGETDVEQVTLALLDAANDKDFEVQAQVRKSMLTLGNEQPDRVLAMCQDYLLKHPKLVVSHRVVILQTIELIVGSRIDAISSPRIKSIISLASDEMTRSKEVVPDWQQAASNILVAVGNKHINDIMEEILSKFQPGVLPHFFVVQTLANLSDSNVYGMVPFLNAILGTMLPMLSLTKQDNMKWVFSSALCHFSDSISEYLANLDKAPDPTVRQDTFSSEICAAFDILFNNWLQSRESKLRLTVAEAVGSMSHLMASDKLEEHIPKLIPAILSLYKKTNEHYIISKSLCHVLDASVNMGSRVLETQLDSLLFALHQQVSTSMDYSNPPTVKNHNEVLRCFSLLAKAFPDRLVMLVLQRLENSNERSRLGSLAVLRHLINSSTSMMESKKLLILASIRQPMADHSNKVKKRVVQVISAMAHHGYLELDGGELLVRFLVQHCALPDTYQKAAADPEEVTNESLRTMCDSTLHLLTTTVGRLADVLWPKLLYYISPAQYSNATTPLCKSLIVLGNKKKDNKEASFNIDFSQEVNLPSPQTLMVKLLVNAAFPFNSRGHGAPSLSLLQILSVNIHLNIEAVWDQEIPPLLTLLEESTAESFDKISWDESLLKFLSKTLAAVDDDKWLCQFAAEATTYLSTYNNALEEKSFLYRCIGVTLQHSFNKDFVKKQLQEILLTARHNDALERQGVALAIGLCANSHLEGTLAKLDEFGKSDAFKKSQSIFNLLKDRNDVEVEKVKSTLILCYGQVAVHAPPEKILNRIDQDILGCISKHFNTKVLGIKVETKDLTMKLSLIQSVGLVAKAISACVKKQGYVFSRKQELIALIQEFIKAEPADGLRTSVRHLVMRTCAHLIPLDPALSENETFDLLKVCVSSVFSLPPETHTPEKITKDEEVLDLKQRKALYKDTLSSLHDLLSSVLGKEPTPDALQSVFKHVECGLSSTLDHERERAISATAHLLNHYLDNMTVKNMMSFHNLGALLGRLSPRCSDPQLVVRATAIDCVYILLYIQLRYEGFALDYKDGAVEGLLPLKSQLENPDHSVLYKTCFELTKVMSKRLPQQQMTTLVFMLFEGLVDSQTNCCRASSVILNTLLKNRGGGLQEMVPEMLEVLRVRLQSITEDQVRVAVGQTVLIMASQHLQTVLNTLANQPLPYDSWTSEMWMALGADPIVADQIIEIVMEKLAVMAPYVDKKESMIRGGTTKVATNKPLAMTCGLKELLLNGQSQEPALSKFPQLFSCLIVRLASSVGVSAPKDNATKRSAAIHVAGVAADALRILLARAQLDEVLKRLDEEKAWDAIRELNTHVTGVTLLARAMAKHAGPRLPAIVECLCPSLNNIYECQRITVTAFFSELLNHHVATELMFIDVLMNNMMERIADPCCTVRMLAVRGLGNIAVGSPEKVNKYAKELLAAMSSGMEEKDDPGKLIILEAMSGLSKVLLYLDKKNVHLLVVYIFMKIKPFLESDNDDIRCASIHLMGKLSKFGSGEPIFKDQIHNVLVSLLLHLVDPNAHVVKACKYAMRVCAPMVGSEQITAMFQNHLHEDKSLHYGEFINDLTKYLIQDFPGMLNFYHISVLQFFKSNWSEVRAGAAMFIGFLLGNLPDEHYAHLNMGTITQGLVMLLQDPDPVVRGKAAEAMGRFH